One region of Parambassis ranga chromosome 12, fParRan2.1, whole genome shotgun sequence genomic DNA includes:
- the ccdc74b gene encoding coiled-coil domain-containing protein 74B — MSSKNLPPVRHLPHWTRVGNLGKPCTPRRLPSCKQLQPLPVVPPVNMGVEAAAAAEESSGPGGTDPRITSMERNIQFLQQQHRETLEKLHAEIEYLRRQNKELQYKLIMEPPMPSRKVLTHSRRDIRPLTHSSEAHRGLYLEEQLQDTRPLQDQQPMNVDKDSEIPRSARHDNGVEMKGRLITSLHPLRIHSGPSHPPRAPTLQECEVIIRQLYNANSLQSQEIIRVKSLLRDIVFSKKITPENYILTKAYLVDGSHNSSDEKKLPKLGLQSFPEKLSGPPQAAVVLPALKQNLSSTIADRQRRIRAVQRDRFKRTVQ; from the exons ATGTCAAGTAAAAACCTTCCGCCGGTGCGCCATTTGCCACACTGGACCAGAGTTGGGAACCTCGGGAAGCCGTGCACACCGCGACGGTTGCCGTCGTgtaagcagctgcagcctctgccGGTTGTCCCGCCGGTGAACATGGgagtggaggcagcagcagccgcagagGAGTCCTCCGGTCCCGGCGGCACGGACCCACGCATCACTTCCATGGAGAGGAATATCCAGTTTCTGCAGCAACAGCACAGGGAAACTCTGGAGAAGCTCCACGCAGAGATAGAGTATCTGAGACGGCAGAACAAAG AGTTGCAGTATAAGCTGATAATGGAGCCTCCCATGCCAAGTAGAAAAG TGTTGACACACAGCCGACGagacatcagacctctgactcACAGCAGCGAAGCTCATAGAGGACTCTACCTGGAGGAGCAACTGCAGGATACACGACCCTTACAGGACCAGCAGCCAATGAA CGTTGACAAAGACAGCGAAATTCCACGCTCGGCCAGGCACGACAATGGCGTCGAGATGAAGGGGCGCCTCATCACTTCGTTACACCCTCTGCGTATTCACAGCGGCCCCTCCCATCCACCTCGCGCTCCCACGCTGCAGGAGTGTGAGGTGATCATCCGTCAGCTTTACAACGCAAACAGTTTGCAGTCTCAGGAA ATCATACGTGTGAAGTCACTGCTGAGAGATATTGTTTTTAGCAAGAAAATCACCCCAGAAAACTACATTCTGACCAAAGCCTACCTTGTTGATGGCTCACA cAACTCCTCAGATGAGAAGAAACTTCCAAAACTTGGTCTTCAGTCATTTCCAGAAAAACT GTCTGGACCCCCTCAGGCTGCAGTGGTCCTCCCAGCCCTGAAGCAAAACCTCAGCTCCACCATTGCAGAtagacagaggaggatccgTGCTGTGCAGAGAGACCGCTTCAAACGGACAGTGCAGTGA